One segment of Pseudomonas asgharzadehiana DNA contains the following:
- a CDS encoding DUF1615 domain-containing protein, whose product MSLRRLILCLTPWLVLAGCSTSRGPQQPERSEAEVKAQIVRLLPAKVADRNGWAQDIYTAFDTQKIYPSTENICAVLAVTEQESTFQVDPPVPNMGKIAQDEILRRAGKVHVPAFVVRSALQLKSPSGKSYADRLNAARTEKDLSGIFDDFISMVPLGNTLFGGFNPVHTAGPMQVSIDFAQRQARGYPYPVEGTIRREVFTRRGGMYFGIAHLLGYPVSYDQPLYRFADFNAGWYASRNAAFQAAVSRASGTELALDGDLIRYGSLLPGTTELAVRSLGARLDVRNPSIRSQLEQGERLDFEDTTLYKRVFALADKANGAPMPRAILPGIVLKSPKITRNLTTAWFAKRVDERYQRCMKR is encoded by the coding sequence ATGTCCCTACGCCGCCTGATCCTGTGCCTCACCCCCTGGCTGGTGTTGGCCGGTTGTTCCACTTCACGCGGCCCGCAGCAGCCGGAGCGCAGCGAGGCCGAGGTGAAGGCGCAGATCGTGCGCTTGCTGCCGGCCAAGGTAGCGGATCGCAATGGCTGGGCCCAGGACATCTACACTGCCTTCGATACCCAGAAGATCTACCCCAGCACCGAGAACATCTGCGCCGTGCTGGCGGTAACCGAGCAGGAGTCGACGTTTCAGGTCGACCCACCCGTGCCGAACATGGGCAAGATTGCCCAGGACGAAATCCTGCGCCGGGCCGGCAAGGTGCATGTGCCGGCCTTTGTGGTGCGCAGCGCGCTGCAGCTGAAGTCGCCCAGCGGCAAGTCCTACGCCGACCGTTTGAACGCGGCGCGCACCGAGAAAGATCTCAGCGGTATCTTCGATGATTTCATCAGCATGGTGCCACTGGGCAACACCCTGTTTGGCGGCTTCAACCCGGTGCATACCGCCGGCCCGATGCAGGTCAGCATCGACTTTGCGCAGCGACAGGCGCGGGGTTATCCCTACCCGGTGGAGGGCACGATTCGTCGCGAGGTGTTCACTCGGCGTGGCGGCATGTATTTCGGCATCGCCCACTTGCTCGGTTACCCCGTGAGCTACGATCAGCCGTTGTACCGCTTCGCCGATTTCAACGCCGGGTGGTATGCCAGCCGCAATGCGGCGTTCCAGGCGGCAGTCAGCCGGGCTTCGGGCACTGAGCTGGCGCTGGATGGGGATTTGATTCGTTATGGCTCATTGCTGCCCGGCACCACCGAACTGGCGGTACGTTCCCTGGGCGCCAGGCTGGACGTGCGTAACCCCAGCATTCGCAGCCAACTGGAGCAGGGCGAGCGGTTGGATTTTGAAGACACCACCCTCTACAAACGCGTGTTTGCCCTGGCCGACAAGGCCAACGGCGCGCCGATGCCACGGGCGATCCTGCCGGGCATCGTGCTCAAGAGCCCGAAGATCACCCGCAACCTCACCACGGCCTGGTTTGCCAAGCGCGTCGATGAGCGCTATCAGCGCTGTATGAAGCGCTGA
- a CDS encoding DUF4349 domain-containing protein: MRHLDGNPLRVPLLILLTGLALGGCSPKEHSRAAAISGEQGRAGAQLAYEHELTLALPGALLAPRMQATREACETARFGACNILGITEDSNGGEIILRIAPNGVEPMVALAAEGGKLGQRITTAEDLADAVDDVRRRQDRLQTQQQRLDELAKRKDITVSDLIALSKEQAGIENDLQALAQVAAGQQRRLDTNRVTLNFRSSDGANQASRFSRMFSNLGTNMVEGTADALERASYILPFVVLAFPVVWLWVWLWRKFVRRRT, encoded by the coding sequence ATGCGCCATCTGGACGGCAACCCGCTTCGCGTCCCGCTATTGATCTTGCTGACCGGCCTGGCGCTGGGCGGCTGCTCGCCCAAGGAGCACTCCCGCGCCGCCGCCATCAGTGGCGAACAAGGCCGGGCCGGCGCACAACTGGCCTACGAACACGAACTGACCTTGGCCCTGCCCGGCGCCCTGCTCGCGCCGCGCATGCAGGCCACCCGTGAGGCCTGCGAAACGGCGCGGTTCGGCGCCTGCAATATCCTGGGCATCACCGAAGACAGCAACGGCGGCGAGATCATCCTGCGCATCGCCCCCAACGGCGTAGAACCAATGGTCGCCCTGGCCGCTGAAGGCGGTAAGCTCGGCCAGCGCATCACGACCGCCGAGGATCTGGCCGACGCCGTCGACGATGTACGCCGCCGCCAGGACCGCCTGCAAACCCAGCAACAACGCCTCGATGAACTGGCCAAGCGCAAAGACATCACCGTCAGCGACCTGATCGCCCTGAGCAAGGAACAGGCCGGCATCGAAAACGATCTGCAAGCGCTGGCCCAGGTCGCCGCAGGCCAGCAACGTCGTCTCGACACTAACCGTGTGACCCTGAACTTCCGTTCTTCGGACGGCGCAAACCAAGCCTCCCGCTTCAGCCGGATGTTCAGCAACCTGGGCACGAATATGGTCGAAGGCACGGCTGACGCGCTGGAACGCGCCAGTTACATACTGCCCTTTGTGGTCCTGGCGTTCCCGGTGGTCTGGTTGTGGGTGTGGCTGTGGCGCAAGTTTGTGCGCCGCCGCACGTAG
- a CDS encoding PaaI family thioesterase gives MITHTVPEGFVSLPRSSPLLDLLGPAYCRGEGLGLEIGLRTDNRHANGRGTVHGGVLATLADIGMGYAMAFSSEPPLPLITASMTVDYLGAVQVGEWVVVRLEHHKRGRQMAFATVSLQVGEKVVARANAVFAVPQSDR, from the coding sequence ATGATCACTCACACTGTGCCCGAAGGGTTTGTTTCGTTGCCCCGCAGCAGCCCACTGCTAGATCTGCTTGGCCCGGCATACTGCCGGGGCGAAGGCCTGGGATTAGAAATCGGCCTGCGCACCGACAATCGCCATGCCAATGGGCGCGGCACCGTGCATGGCGGGGTGTTGGCGACGCTGGCGGATATCGGCATGGGCTACGCCATGGCGTTTTCCAGCGAGCCGCCGTTGCCATTGATTACAGCGAGCATGACCGTGGATTACCTGGGGGCGGTGCAGGTGGGGGAGTGGGTCGTGGTGCGGTTGGAGCATCACAAGCGCGGGCGCCAAATGGCGTTTGCCACGGTGAGCCTGCAGGTAGGGGAGAAGGTGGTGGCACGGGCGAATGCGGTGTTTGCGGTGCCTCAATCTGACAGGTAA
- a CDS encoding acetyl-CoA C-acetyltransferase, whose product MQDVVIVAATRTAVGSFQGSLANIPAPELGAAVIRRLLEQTGLDPAQVDEVILGQVLTAGSGQNPARQASILAGLPHAVPSLTLNKVCGSGLKALHLGAQAIRCGDADVIIAGGMENMSLAPYVLPAARTGLRMGHAKMVDSMITDGLWDAFNDYHMGITAENLVDKYGISREAQDAFAAASQQKARAAIEAGRFVDEITPILIPQRKGDPVAFAVDEQPRAGTTAESLGKLKPAFKKDGSVTAGNASSLNDGAAAVLLMSADKAKSLGLPVLARIASYANAGVDPAIMGIGPVSATRRCLDKAGWTLSELDLIEANEAFAAQSLAVGKELEWDADKVNVNGGAIAIGHPIGASGCRVLVTLLHEMIKRDAKKGLATLCIGGGQGVALALERS is encoded by the coding sequence ATGCAAGACGTCGTGATTGTTGCTGCCACCCGCACCGCCGTGGGCAGCTTCCAGGGTTCGCTGGCGAATATTCCGGCACCGGAACTGGGCGCCGCCGTCATCCGTCGCCTGCTGGAACAGACCGGTCTGGACCCGGCCCAGGTCGACGAAGTGATCCTCGGCCAGGTGCTCACCGCAGGCAGCGGCCAGAACCCGGCGCGCCAGGCCTCGATCCTCGCCGGCCTGCCCCACGCCGTGCCGAGCCTGACCCTGAACAAAGTCTGCGGTTCGGGCCTCAAGGCGCTGCACCTCGGTGCCCAGGCGATCCGTTGCGGCGACGCCGACGTGATCATCGCCGGCGGCATGGAGAACATGAGCCTGGCACCGTACGTACTGCCCGCTGCGCGCACCGGTTTGCGCATGGGCCACGCCAAGATGGTCGACAGCATGATCACCGACGGCCTGTGGGATGCATTCAACGATTACCACATGGGCATCACCGCCGAGAACCTGGTGGACAAATACGGCATCAGCCGCGAAGCCCAGGATGCCTTTGCCGCCGCTTCTCAGCAAAAGGCCAGAGCGGCAATCGAAGCCGGACGCTTTGTCGACGAAATCACGCCGATCCTGATCCCGCAGCGCAAGGGCGACCCCGTAGCTTTCGCGGTGGACGAACAACCTCGCGCCGGTACCACCGCCGAATCGCTGGGCAAGCTCAAGCCGGCATTCAAGAAAGACGGCAGCGTAACCGCCGGCAACGCCTCCAGCCTCAATGACGGCGCGGCCGCCGTGTTGCTGATGAGCGCCGACAAAGCCAAGTCCCTGGGGCTGCCCGTCCTGGCCCGCATCGCCAGCTATGCCAACGCAGGCGTCGACCCGGCCATCATGGGCATCGGCCCGGTTTCGGCCACCCGTCGATGCCTGGACAAGGCCGGCTGGACGCTCAGTGAATTGGACCTGATCGAAGCCAACGAAGCCTTCGCCGCGCAATCCCTGGCGGTGGGCAAAGAGCTGGAGTGGGATGCCGACAAGGTCAACGTCAATGGCGGCGCCATCGCCATCGGCCACCCGATCGGTGCCTCGGGCTGCCGCGTGCTGGTGACCCTGCTGCATGAAATGATCAAGCGCGATGCCAAGAAAGGCTTGGCAACGTTGTGTATCGGTGGCGGCCAAGGCGTCGCCCTGGCCCTTGAACGCAGCTGA
- a CDS encoding CoA transferase subunit B has product MALTREQMAQRVAREMQDGFYVNLGIGIPTLVANYIPEGMEVMLQSENGLLGMGPFPTEETIDADMINAGKQTVTARIGASIFSSAESFAMIRGGHVDLTVLGAFEVDVHGNIASWMIPGKLVKGMGGAMDLVAGAENIIVIMTHASKDGESKLLSQCSLPLTGANCIKRVLTDLAYLEIENGAFVLKERAPGVSVEEIVSKTAGKLIVPDHVPEMHFQ; this is encoded by the coding sequence ATGGCTCTTACCCGCGAACAAATGGCTCAACGCGTCGCCCGCGAAATGCAGGACGGCTTTTACGTGAACCTCGGCATCGGCATTCCGACCCTGGTGGCCAACTACATCCCCGAAGGCATGGAAGTGATGCTGCAATCGGAAAATGGCCTGCTCGGCATGGGTCCGTTTCCGACCGAAGAAACCATTGATGCGGACATGATCAACGCCGGCAAACAAACCGTGACCGCGCGTATCGGCGCGTCGATCTTCTCCTCCGCCGAGTCCTTCGCAATGATTCGCGGCGGCCATGTCGACCTCACCGTGCTCGGTGCGTTTGAAGTGGACGTGCACGGCAACATCGCCTCGTGGATGATCCCCGGCAAGCTGGTGAAAGGCATGGGCGGCGCCATGGACCTGGTGGCCGGCGCGGAAAATATCATCGTGATCATGACCCATGCCTCCAAGGACGGTGAATCCAAGTTGCTCAGCCAATGCAGCCTGCCGCTGACCGGTGCCAACTGCATCAAGCGGGTACTGACGGACCTTGCGTACCTGGAGATCGAAAATGGCGCTTTTGTCCTCAAGGAACGCGCACCTGGCGTCAGCGTTGAAGAGATTGTGAGCAAGACCGCCGGTAAACTGATCGTCCCGGACCACGTTCCGGAAATGCACTTCCAGTGA
- a CDS encoding CoA transferase subunit A, with protein MAGFDKRVASYEEALAGLEDGMTVLAGGFGLCGIPENLINEIKRKGTRDLTVVSNNCGVDGFGLGVLLEQKQISKVIASYVGENALFEKQLLSGEIEVVLTPQGTLAEKMRAGGAGIPAFFTATGVGTPVAEGKETREFNGRPYLMEESITGDFAIVKGWKADHFGNVIYRHTAQNFNPLAATAGKITVVEVEEIVEPGELDPAQIHTPGIYVDRIICGTFEKRIEQRTVRK; from the coding sequence ATGGCAGGTTTCGACAAACGCGTGGCGTCCTACGAGGAAGCACTGGCAGGCCTGGAAGACGGCATGACCGTGCTTGCCGGCGGTTTTGGCCTATGCGGCATTCCGGAAAACCTCATCAATGAGATCAAGCGCAAAGGCACTCGCGACCTGACGGTGGTTTCCAACAACTGCGGCGTCGACGGTTTTGGCCTGGGCGTGCTGCTGGAGCAAAAGCAGATCAGCAAAGTGATTGCCTCCTACGTGGGTGAAAACGCCCTGTTCGAGAAGCAATTGCTCAGCGGCGAAATCGAAGTAGTCCTCACCCCCCAAGGCACCCTGGCGGAAAAAATGCGCGCAGGCGGTGCCGGCATTCCGGCCTTCTTCACCGCCACCGGCGTCGGCACCCCCGTCGCCGAAGGTAAGGAAACCCGCGAATTCAACGGCCGCCCCTACCTGATGGAAGAGTCCATTACGGGCGACTTCGCCATCGTCAAAGGCTGGAAAGCCGACCACTTCGGCAACGTCATCTACCGCCACACCGCCCAGAACTTCAACCCACTGGCCGCCACCGCCGGCAAGATCACCGTGGTCGAAGTCGAGGAAATCGTCGAACCGGGCGAGCTGGACCCGGCGCAGATCCATACCCCTGGCATCTACGTCGACCGGATCATCTGCGGCACATTCGAAAAGCGCATCGAACAGCGCACCGTGCGCAAATAA
- a CDS encoding LysR family transcriptional regulator, with amino-acid sequence MTVKQMRAFLAVAQSLSFAAACERLHLSQSALSLTIKGLEEGLGGRLFSRNTRNVALTPEGESLLPLARRLIADWDNAEDELRQRFTLQRGRVTVAAMPSFAGNLLPPILKIFRARYPQVNVTVHDLINEQVLEMVRDRQVELGVAFEPAEGSSLAFTPLYLDRFIAVVPGDSPLAQCDEIAWKTLLEQPFITLQRPSTVRVMLEEHLGALQMKLPVALESHQLATVGKMVASGLGVSAVPALCAQQMEEAGAHCITLNGPVIERPIGVLTKPGHELSAAAQVLFDIFRSEAEQGRFPTF; translated from the coding sequence ATGACGGTTAAACAAATGCGTGCCTTCCTGGCCGTGGCCCAGAGCCTGAGTTTTGCCGCTGCCTGCGAGCGCCTGCACCTGTCCCAGTCGGCGCTGAGCCTGACCATCAAGGGGCTGGAGGAAGGGCTGGGCGGTCGCCTGTTTAGCCGTAACACCCGCAACGTGGCGCTGACTCCCGAAGGTGAATCCTTGTTGCCGTTGGCGCGTCGATTGATTGCCGACTGGGACAATGCCGAAGATGAGCTGCGCCAGCGCTTTACCTTGCAGCGTGGGCGCGTCACGGTGGCGGCGATGCCGTCGTTCGCAGGCAATTTACTGCCGCCGATCCTGAAGATATTCCGTGCGCGTTACCCTCAGGTGAATGTGACGGTGCATGACCTGATCAACGAGCAGGTGCTGGAGATGGTCCGCGACCGCCAGGTGGAGCTGGGCGTTGCGTTTGAGCCGGCAGAGGGGTCTTCATTAGCGTTTACGCCGCTGTACCTGGACCGTTTCATCGCTGTGGTGCCGGGTGACTCGCCGTTGGCGCAATGTGACGAGATCGCCTGGAAAACCTTGCTGGAACAGCCTTTCATCACCTTGCAGCGGCCGTCCACCGTGCGGGTCATGCTGGAGGAGCACTTGGGTGCCTTGCAGATGAAACTGCCCGTGGCCCTGGAAAGCCATCAATTGGCAACGGTGGGTAAGATGGTTGCCAGCGGCCTGGGCGTAAGTGCCGTGCCGGCGTTATGCGCGCAGCAGATGGAGGAGGCGGGGGCCCATTGCATTACATTGAATGGCCCGGTGATCGAACGACCGATTGGCGTGTTGACCAAGCCGGGGCATGAACTGTCGGCGGCGGCGCAGGTGTTATTCGATATTTTTCGCAGTGAGGCGGAACAAGGCAGGTTTCCAACTTTTTGA
- a CDS encoding NAD-dependent protein deacetylase, translating into MLDTLAHQEDHLDTLYRAMADRRFLVLTGAGISTSSGIPDYRDSEGVRRGKAPMMYQEFLATAQARRRYWARAMLGWPRVRIAQPNNAHRALANLQQRQRITGLVTQNVDTLHDQAGSHDVIELHGSLHRVLCLDCGQCSQRDVIQRMMELDNPYLAGVDAVQAPDGDTLLDPAFEERFQVPHCPHCGGQRLKPDVVFFGENVAPPTAAKAMAAVECAEGLLVVGSSLMAYSAFRLCKAMVEQGKPVIAINLGKTRGDELLQVKIQASCEALLPLLAERLG; encoded by the coding sequence ATGCTCGATACCCTGGCACATCAGGAAGACCATCTCGATACCTTGTACCGAGCCATGGCCGATCGACGCTTTCTGGTGTTGACGGGGGCAGGCATCAGCACATCATCGGGAATCCCCGACTACCGCGACAGCGAAGGGGTGCGTCGAGGCAAGGCGCCGATGATGTACCAGGAATTCCTGGCCACCGCGCAAGCACGACGCCGTTACTGGGCGCGGGCGATGCTCGGCTGGCCGCGAGTACGCATCGCCCAGCCGAACAATGCCCATAGGGCGCTCGCGAACCTGCAACAGCGCCAGCGCATCACCGGCCTTGTTACCCAGAACGTCGACACCCTGCATGATCAAGCCGGCAGCCATGATGTGATCGAGTTGCACGGTAGCCTGCACCGCGTGCTTTGCCTGGATTGCGGGCAGTGCAGCCAGCGCGATGTGATCCAGCGAATGATGGAGCTTGATAACCCCTACCTGGCCGGCGTCGATGCCGTGCAGGCACCCGATGGCGATACCCTGCTCGACCCGGCGTTTGAAGAGCGCTTCCAGGTCCCACACTGCCCCCACTGCGGCGGCCAACGCTTGAAGCCGGATGTGGTGTTTTTCGGCGAGAACGTCGCCCCACCGACGGCGGCGAAGGCAATGGCTGCAGTGGAGTGTGCAGAAGGACTGCTGGTGGTGGGCTCGTCGCTGATGGCTTATTCGGCGTTTCGCCTGTGCAAGGCCATGGTCGAGCAAGGCAAGCCGGTGATCGCTATCAACCTGGGCAAGACCCGTGGGGATGAACTGTTGCAGGTGAAAATCCAAGCCTCTTGCGAGGCGCTGTTGCCGCTGCTTGCAGAGCGACTCGGATAG
- a CDS encoding CBS domain-containing protein: MKTVAQLLKAKDQKNQDVHTIKWDHTVFEALVRMSEKNVGALPVVKDDVVVGIISERDYARKIMLKGLSSVTTKVHEVMSSPVITVDTHKSVEECMNIMTDSHLRHLPVVEDGKLLGLLSIGDLVKEAIAEQADLIKQLEQYIRGE; this comes from the coding sequence ATGAAAACCGTCGCACAATTGCTCAAAGCCAAGGACCAAAAAAACCAGGACGTCCACACCATCAAATGGGATCACACCGTGTTTGAAGCGCTGGTGCGCATGTCGGAGAAAAACGTCGGTGCCTTGCCGGTGGTCAAGGATGACGTGGTGGTGGGCATCATCAGCGAACGTGACTACGCGCGCAAAATCATGCTCAAGGGCCTGTCGTCGGTCACCACCAAGGTCCACGAAGTGATGAGTTCGCCAGTGATCACCGTCGATACCCATAAAAGTGTCGAAGAGTGCATGAACATCATGACCGACAGTCACCTGCGCCACCTGCCCGTGGTCGAAGACGGCAAACTGCTGGGCCTGCTCTCCATCGGTGACCTGGTCAAGGAAGCCATCGCGGAACAGGCTGACCTGATCAAGCAACTGGAGCAGTACATCCGCGGCGAATAG
- a CDS encoding DNA topoisomerase III produces the protein MRLYLCEKPSQAKDIAAVLGASRRGDGCWLGNGVTVTWCIGHLLETAPPDAYDAKYKRWVLADLPIVPEKWKMQVKPKTASQFKAVKRLLGEAQELVIATDADREGEMIARELVEHCRYRGPIQRLWLSALDDASIRKALAALKPGAQTFSLYHSALGRSRADWLIGMNMSRLFTLLGRQSGYQGVLPVGRVQTPTLRLVVDRDRSIADFVPVAYWAIDVDLRHARMTFTAQWRAAEDACDDQGRCLNPRLAREAADAMSNAASARLLKLRTERMREVAPLPFDLGTLQEICSKKLGLGAQETLDIAQSLYETHKAITYPRSDCGYLPLSQHSEAPKILAALGRADPAVAELMPHVDPQRRSRAWNDAKVSAHHGIIPTGAGKEVGQLSGKHRAVYTLIRARYLAQFLPNHEYDRTQADFDCAGFALRAVGKVIIEPGWKRALPEALAPAKGREAPAPQALPALMQGQDYAVAKVNLKDLWTQPPKPYTEGDLIKAMKNVAKLVEDPLLKQKLKDTTGIGTEATRAGIIQGLLDRGYLVKNGKALSATPAAFSLIDAVPRAIADPGTTAIWEQALDMVQSGEMSLEEFVAKQAAWMSKQVARCNGMRMTITGPASPAGKGATPWKNKRKTASRKAAASPKRGKKPVIAG, from the coding sequence ATGCGGCTGTACCTCTGTGAAAAACCCTCCCAGGCCAAGGACATCGCGGCCGTGCTCGGTGCCAGCCGACGCGGCGACGGCTGCTGGCTGGGCAATGGGGTCACCGTCACCTGGTGCATCGGCCACCTGCTGGAAACCGCCCCGCCCGATGCCTACGACGCCAAGTACAAACGCTGGGTGCTGGCCGACCTGCCGATCGTCCCGGAAAAATGGAAAATGCAGGTCAAGCCCAAGACCGCCAGCCAGTTCAAGGCCGTCAAGCGCTTGCTGGGGGAGGCCCAGGAACTGGTGATCGCCACGGACGCCGACCGCGAGGGCGAGATGATCGCCCGCGAGCTGGTGGAGCATTGCCGCTATCGCGGGCCGATTCAGCGCCTGTGGCTGTCGGCGCTGGACGATGCCTCCATTCGCAAGGCCCTGGCGGCGCTCAAGCCCGGCGCGCAAACGTTCAGCCTGTATCACTCGGCCCTGGGCCGCTCGCGCGCCGACTGGCTGATCGGCATGAACATGAGCCGCCTGTTTACCCTGCTTGGACGTCAATCCGGCTATCAAGGTGTGTTGCCGGTGGGCCGGGTGCAAACGCCGACCTTACGCCTGGTGGTGGACCGCGACCGCAGCATCGCCGATTTCGTACCGGTGGCTTACTGGGCCATCGATGTGGACCTGCGCCACGCGCGCATGACCTTCACCGCGCAATGGCGCGCAGCCGAGGACGCCTGCGACGATCAAGGTCGCTGCCTCAACCCGCGACTGGCCCGCGAAGCCGCCGATGCAATGAGCAATGCCGCCAGCGCCCGGCTGCTGAAACTGCGCACCGAGCGCATGCGCGAGGTGGCGCCCCTGCCCTTCGATCTCGGCACGCTGCAGGAGATCTGCTCCAAGAAGCTCGGCCTCGGCGCCCAGGAAACCCTGGATATCGCCCAGTCGCTCTACGAAACCCACAAAGCCATCACCTACCCGCGCAGTGACTGCGGCTACCTGCCATTGAGCCAGCACAGCGAGGCCCCGAAGATTCTTGCCGCGCTGGGCCGCGCCGACCCGGCGGTGGCCGAGCTGATGCCCCATGTCGATCCGCAGCGTCGCTCACGGGCCTGGAACGACGCCAAGGTCAGCGCCCACCACGGCATCATCCCCACCGGGGCCGGCAAGGAGGTGGGGCAACTCAGTGGCAAGCATCGCGCGGTATACACGCTGATTCGCGCGCGGTACCTGGCGCAGTTCCTGCCCAACCATGAGTACGATCGCACCCAGGCGGATTTCGACTGTGCCGGGTTTGCGTTGCGCGCGGTGGGCAAAGTCATCATCGAACCGGGCTGGAAGCGCGCCCTGCCAGAAGCCCTGGCGCCAGCCAAGGGCCGTGAGGCCCCCGCACCGCAAGCCCTGCCGGCGCTGATGCAGGGCCAGGACTATGCCGTGGCCAAGGTCAACCTCAAGGACCTGTGGACCCAACCGCCCAAGCCCTACACCGAAGGCGACCTGATCAAGGCGATGAAAAACGTCGCCAAACTGGTGGAGGACCCGCTGCTCAAGCAAAAGCTCAAGGACACCACCGGCATCGGCACCGAAGCCACCCGTGCCGGGATTATCCAAGGGCTGCTGGACCGAGGCTACCTGGTCAAAAACGGCAAGGCGCTATCGGCCACCCCGGCGGCGTTCAGCCTAATCGACGCGGTACCCCGTGCCATCGCAGATCCTGGCACCACCGCCATCTGGGAGCAGGCGCTGGACATGGTGCAAAGCGGCGAGATGAGCCTGGAAGAATTCGTCGCCAAGCAGGCTGCCTGGATGAGCAAACAGGTAGCGCGCTGCAATGGCATGCGCATGACCATCACCGGCCCCGCCAGTCCGGCGGGCAAAGGCGCCACGCCATGGAAAAACAAGCGCAAAACCGCATCACGCAAAGCAGCGGCCAGCCCCAAGCGCGGTAAAAAACCGGTTATTGCAGGGTAA
- a CDS encoding MFS transporter codes for MSEHAQTLGSTRDASTSNDSKKVIFASSLGTVFEWYDFFLYGALAAVISKQFFAGVNDTTAFIFALMAFAAGFVVRPFGALVFGRLGDMIGRKYTFLVTIILMGVATFCVGLLPNYASIGIAAPIILIVLRMLQGLALGGEYGGAATYVAEHAPAGKRGLHTSWIQSTATIGLLLSLLVVLACRYFTGDQFEVWGWRIPFLFSIVLLGISTWIRMSLHESPAFLKMKEEGKASKAPIRESFGKWENLKVVLIALFSINGGQAVTFYAAQFYVLFFLTQFLKMDPALANMLLIISVVIGAPFFILFGWLSDKVGRKPVLMLGLLLATVLYFPIFKSLAHYTNPAMDQASRQAPITVLADPATCTFQFDPVGKARFDSPCDKVKTFLVKQGLPYSSVAAPAGSPVQVSIGEVRIDGFDEQALRGAVTLAGYPSSADVAQVNKVMVVVLIVALILIAAMCYGPLAALMVELFPTRIRYTSMSLPYHIGNGWFGGFLPTVSFALVVYTGDIFYGLWYPVVITGVSLIVGLFCLKETRHVDIDKN; via the coding sequence ATGTCAGAACACGCTCAAACCCTGGGCTCGACGCGCGACGCGAGCACCAGCAACGACTCCAAGAAAGTCATCTTCGCCTCGTCCCTGGGGACGGTGTTCGAGTGGTATGACTTTTTCCTCTACGGCGCCCTGGCGGCGGTGATCAGCAAGCAATTCTTCGCCGGGGTCAACGACACCACAGCGTTTATCTTTGCCTTGATGGCCTTTGCGGCCGGCTTTGTGGTGCGCCCATTCGGCGCGTTGGTGTTCGGCCGCCTGGGCGACATGATCGGGCGCAAGTACACCTTCCTCGTCACCATCATCCTGATGGGCGTGGCGACCTTCTGTGTCGGACTGTTGCCCAATTACGCGAGCATCGGCATCGCAGCCCCGATCATCCTGATCGTGCTGCGCATGCTGCAAGGCCTGGCGCTGGGCGGCGAGTACGGCGGCGCGGCCACCTATGTGGCGGAACACGCGCCGGCCGGCAAGCGCGGCTTGCACACCAGCTGGATTCAATCCACCGCGACCATCGGCCTGCTGCTGTCGCTGCTGGTGGTGCTGGCCTGCCGTTACTTCACCGGTGACCAGTTCGAGGTGTGGGGCTGGCGGATTCCGTTCCTGTTCTCCATCGTGCTGCTGGGCATTTCCACCTGGATCCGCATGAGCCTGCATGAGTCGCCTGCGTTCCTGAAAATGAAAGAGGAAGGCAAGGCCAGCAAGGCGCCGATCCGTGAGTCGTTCGGCAAATGGGAAAACCTCAAGGTGGTGCTGATCGCGCTGTTCAGCATCAACGGCGGGCAAGCCGTGACCTTCTACGCGGCGCAGTTTTATGTGCTGTTCTTCCTCACACAGTTCCTGAAGATGGACCCGGCGCTGGCCAACATGCTGCTGATCATCAGCGTGGTGATTGGTGCACCGTTCTTCATCTTGTTTGGCTGGCTGTCGGACAAAGTCGGGCGCAAGCCGGTGCTGATGCTCGGCCTGCTGCTGGCAACCGTGCTGTACTTCCCGATCTTCAAAAGCCTGGCGCACTACACCAACCCGGCGATGGACCAGGCCAGCCGCCAGGCACCGATCACCGTGCTCGCCGACCCCGCCACCTGCACCTTCCAGTTCGACCCGGTGGGCAAGGCGCGTTTTGACAGCCCATGCGACAAGGTCAAGACCTTCCTGGTCAAACAAGGCCTGCCGTACAGCAGCGTCGCCGCACCTGCCGGCAGCCCGGTGCAGGTGAGCATCGGTGAGGTGCGCATCGACGGCTTTGACGAACAAGCACTGCGTGGCGCCGTGACCCTGGCCGGCTACCCGAGTTCGGCGGATGTGGCGCAGGTCAACAAAGTGATGGTGGTGGTGCTGATCGTCGCACTGATCCTGATTGCGGCCATGTGCTACGGCCCGCTCGCGGCGTTGATGGTGGAGCTGTTCCCGACGCGTATCCGCTACACCTCGATGTCGCTGCCCTACCACATCGGTAACGGCTGGTTTGGCGGGTTCCTGCCGACCGTGTCGTTTGCGCTGGTGGTGTATACCGGGGATATCTTCTACGGCTTGTGGTACCCGGTGGTGATTACCGGGGTGAGCCTGATTGTGGGGTTGTTCTGCCTCAAAGAAACCCGGCATGTGGATATCGATAAGAACTGA